A genomic window from Tolypothrix sp. PCC 7910 includes:
- a CDS encoding HMA2 domain-containing protein, translating into MFYQVVHSTQGRCRIRVPRLADDLEFAENLNRLVESLQFVTKVRINPAASSLIVDYKVSRVNLEDAQKYLSTCIEKASCIQQANLIETSNEEAIEESDLIPEVNQWRDLGLPLLSLSLAIFAAPLELPPLLIIMAIAGAAMPWFNRAADSIVNQRHPNIDLLDSAWMTLQVIQGQYIAPSLKTSLVEIRRSLRGTVEEAREQKALEFLNYLHEDIWVQRDQLQPAVRAIELQVGDRITIHAGEIIPVDGRILSGSGLVDCSYLTSIDTPIHYSLGQEIYASSRLLEGELSISVERTGENTRLGLIAHLMQSTPVHDTHIGVQQAEFVKNAIVPTLVLGGTIFAATGNLGAAISPFQFDFGSGIPISISTTILSALTYAVQNGIYIRSGRVVELLTQLNTLVIYDSALLYINTTASDCIQAIATLQEQGITIYLVSEDSLAKTTMLAKKFGIHANHILAESHPQQQANLVDGLRSQGGCVAVLGNGDCHADISVSLAFRGNVCTETADVVLLDQQLQGLIYAIAIAKRAMEVVYQNTATIVVPNLMMQIGGGMVLGVNPIWNVIVNNSSAFIAEFLNGSRPIFDSIVPSQHKNNHKTNILTIPATSTELPLPILNGKNLNQQPLTQ; encoded by the coding sequence ATGTTTTATCAAGTCGTTCATAGCACCCAGGGGCGTTGCCGTATTCGTGTGCCCAGACTGGCAGATGACTTAGAGTTTGCTGAAAATCTCAATCGCTTGGTTGAGTCGTTGCAGTTTGTCACAAAGGTTCGCATTAATCCCGCAGCTAGCTCGCTGATTGTTGACTACAAAGTGAGTAGGGTTAATCTTGAAGATGCCCAAAAATATCTGTCAACCTGTATTGAAAAGGCGAGTTGTATTCAACAAGCAAATTTGATTGAAACTTCTAATGAAGAAGCGATAGAAGAATCTGACTTGATTCCAGAAGTTAACCAATGGAGAGATTTAGGTTTACCTCTGCTCAGTCTGAGTTTGGCAATATTTGCAGCTCCGTTGGAGTTACCACCTCTGTTGATTATAATGGCGATCGCGGGGGCGGCAATGCCTTGGTTCAATCGAGCAGCTGACAGCATTGTTAATCAACGTCATCCTAATATAGATCTTTTAGACTCGGCGTGGATGACTCTACAAGTCATCCAAGGTCAGTATATTGCCCCATCCTTGAAAACCAGTTTAGTAGAAATCCGTAGAAGCTTGCGCGGTACAGTTGAAGAAGCCAGAGAACAAAAAGCTCTAGAGTTTTTAAATTATTTGCATGAAGATATTTGGGTACAGCGTGATCAATTACAGCCAGCAGTCAGAGCAATAGAATTGCAAGTGGGTGATCGCATCACGATTCATGCTGGTGAAATAATTCCTGTAGATGGTAGGATTCTCTCTGGTAGTGGTTTAGTAGATTGCTCTTACCTCACAAGTATAGATACACCTATTCATTATTCTTTAGGGCAAGAAATCTATGCCTCTTCTCGGTTATTGGAAGGAGAGTTATCTATCTCAGTAGAACGGACGGGTGAAAATACTCGCTTGGGATTGATTGCTCATCTGATGCAATCTACGCCGGTGCATGATACGCATATTGGTGTACAACAAGCAGAGTTTGTGAAAAATGCCATCGTGCCAACCTTAGTTTTAGGCGGCACTATTTTCGCTGCAACAGGTAATTTAGGAGCTGCTATTTCTCCTTTTCAGTTTGACTTTGGTAGTGGTATTCCTATTTCTATCTCAACAACCATACTCTCTGCCTTGACTTACGCAGTCCAAAATGGCATTTATATCCGTAGTGGTCGTGTTGTGGAGTTGTTGACTCAGTTAAATACCCTTGTCATTTATGACTCTGCACTATTGTATATAAATACAACTGCATCAGACTGTATTCAGGCGATCGCTACCTTACAAGAACAAGGCATTACTATCTATCTTGTCAGTGAAGATAGTTTAGCAAAGACTACCATGCTCGCGAAAAAATTTGGCATTCATGCTAACCATATTCTTGCAGAATCTCATCCCCAACAACAAGCAAACTTGGTTGATGGACTCCGCAGCCAAGGAGGGTGCGTAGCAGTGCTGGGAAATGGTGATTGTCATGCAGACATTTCTGTCTCACTTGCCTTTAGGGGGAACGTTTGTACAGAAACAGCAGATGTGGTGCTACTCGATCAGCAATTGCAAGGATTAATTTATGCTATTGCGATCGCTAAACGAGCAATGGAGGTAGTTTACCAAAATACGGCAACAATTGTTGTTCCCAACCTGATGATGCAAATTGGTGGTGGTATGGTCTTGGGTGTCAATCCAATTTGGAATGTGATTGTAAATAATAGCTCGGCATTTATTGCTGAATTCTTAAATGGTTCGCGTCCCATTTTTGATTCGATTGTGCCATCACAACATAAAAATAATCACAAAACAAATATTCTGACTATTCCTGCTACTTCTACCGAGTTACCTTTACCTATTTTGAACGGTAAAAACTTGAATCAACAACCTTTAACTCAATGA
- a CDS encoding DEAD/DEAH box helicase translates to MNAFEVDQQKLQAQLAQAYSQLPPLEQKIVQLFSVIYEPVNRTSFLECLNYIGARDTNYKYLISSTLKPYIDGLLTAGLLIQGQGQGPQCHPLLVEIATRSAVKAGCFEVMVKAVQDKLKVKSRWQDGPLYFQSDRQFIREIRIGLYSQNLSYINKQIEDYNRYNYNDDKISIENIFEQICTNPFDADWFRTLPQELYDNCISIILINATLKCSPADEAFTLLQEECATEGGHNSDYLHIVLTEQLLLRGCIQEAQQSLDSISEDYRDNSLVYRGWLNFLRGDNQQAIADYTAGLKAIKKATGKRQVYFSTIGGLFFILALIKDGSRESQEEALDYTSLLVRQSDHWLKSIYAQLKILLQVQLGDIAQKEFITSNRILFPEEHNSLETLFFALCHYWVDADRAKKHLPRLLEEFYQQAVASGYHWLAMESAELLSRLKPNSSYETQAEILREDIGIDSIVDLMQPQEPWEMCLNALANLQKASPTPVKAQAELRLAWFITFYPSKCILQPREQKVNAKGEWSKGRPIAIKRLSGNLGELDYLTSQDLRVCGCIETFTSYDYGYRGKVEYTFSAKAISALIGHPLVFWEDAPNTRVEIVKGEPELIVKKGKRDRLTLEFSPKLEPSQNILTIKETPTRIKVIEITAEHRRIAEIIGKENRLLVPATAEKQVLAAINAVSGIVTVHSDIGGGLEGAEEVPAQTIPHIHLLPANAGLKVSLLSRPFAQGGPYYRPGTGGETVIAEIEGKRLQTRRNLQQEKQLANAAINACPTLTHAEEQDREWLIEDPEDCLELLLELQALGDTVVLEWPEGEKLRVRHQADLKDFQMTIQRQQDWFAATGELKLDKDLVLDMQQLLELLDKTPSRFIPLGDGQFLALTQAFRKRLDELRTFSEKHSKGIRFHPLATLGLEDFVDEVGKVKADKHWKAHIQRLREVQNLQPELPSTFQAELRDYQMEGFNWMARLAHWGVGACLADQMGLGKTVQALAVILMRAHEGPTLIVAPTSVCMNWVSEASRFAPTLNIVQFGGSDRQQLLKNLQPFDMLVCSYGLLQQEEVSQMLSQVQWQTIVLDEAQAIKNMTTKRSQAAMNLKGGFKLITTGTPIENHLGELWNLFRFINPGLLGSFESFNQRFAIPIEKFQDKLVRNKLKKLIQPFLLRRLKNQVLEELPSRTEILLHVELSQEEMAFYEALRREAICKLTETDATAGQKHLQVLAEIMRLRRACCNPSLVMPDTELSSAKLQLFAEVLGDLLENRHKALVFSQFVDHLQIIRNYLDKQGINYQYLDGSTPAAERKKRVDAFQAGSGDVFLISLKAGGTGLNLTAADYVIHMDPWWNPAVEDQASDRAHRIGQQRPVTIYRLVAKDTIEDKIVALHHHKRDLADSLLEGTDISGKISTEALLELIGV, encoded by the coding sequence ATGAACGCTTTTGAGGTTGATCAGCAAAAACTACAAGCGCAACTCGCCCAAGCATACTCCCAGCTACCACCCTTAGAGCAAAAAATTGTCCAATTATTCTCAGTAATATACGAACCTGTCAACAGAACTTCGTTTTTAGAATGTTTGAACTACATCGGTGCGCGTGATACAAATTACAAATATTTAATCAGCTCCACCTTAAAACCTTATATCGATGGATTACTAACAGCAGGTTTGCTGATTCAAGGACAAGGACAGGGGCCTCAGTGTCATCCATTACTGGTAGAAATTGCTACGCGCTCGGCAGTAAAAGCAGGCTGTTTTGAAGTCATGGTCAAAGCAGTGCAAGACAAGCTAAAAGTCAAGAGTCGTTGGCAAGATGGGCCACTGTATTTCCAAAGCGATCGCCAATTTATCCGAGAAATTCGGATTGGTCTTTACAGCCAAAACCTCAGTTACATTAATAAACAAATTGAAGACTATAACAGATACAATTACAACGACGACAAGATATCCATAGAAAATATCTTCGAGCAGATTTGCACTAACCCATTCGATGCAGATTGGTTTCGCACCCTGCCACAAGAATTGTATGACAACTGTATATCAATCATCCTCATAAATGCCACACTAAAATGTTCTCCTGCCGATGAAGCCTTTACTCTACTTCAAGAAGAATGCGCTACAGAAGGTGGACATAACTCAGATTACCTGCACATAGTTTTGACAGAACAACTACTACTGCGGGGTTGTATTCAAGAAGCACAGCAGAGTTTAGATTCCATATCCGAAGATTATCGAGATAATAGCCTTGTATACAGAGGTTGGTTGAATTTTTTACGCGGCGATAATCAGCAAGCGATCGCAGATTACACTGCTGGTCTCAAAGCCATCAAAAAAGCCACAGGCAAGCGACAGGTGTATTTTAGCACTATAGGCGGCTTGTTTTTTATCTTGGCACTAATCAAAGATGGTTCGCGGGAAAGTCAAGAGGAAGCACTTGATTATACAAGTTTACTGGTACGTCAATCAGACCATTGGCTGAAGTCGATTTATGCTCAATTAAAAATCCTGCTGCAAGTCCAATTAGGCGACATCGCGCAAAAAGAATTCATCACTAGCAACCGCATTCTATTCCCTGAAGAACACAACAGCCTAGAAACCCTGTTTTTCGCTCTTTGTCATTACTGGGTAGATGCAGACAGAGCCAAAAAGCACTTGCCCAGGTTGTTAGAGGAATTCTACCAACAAGCTGTCGCATCTGGTTATCACTGGTTGGCAATGGAGAGTGCAGAACTCTTGTCCCGACTCAAACCAAACAGCAGTTATGAAACCCAGGCAGAAATCCTGCGGGAAGATATCGGCATAGACAGCATCGTTGACTTGATGCAGCCACAAGAACCTTGGGAAATGTGCTTAAATGCACTAGCGAATCTTCAGAAAGCATCGCCAACACCTGTAAAGGCTCAAGCAGAACTACGCTTGGCATGGTTTATTACTTTCTATCCGAGCAAATGCATTTTGCAACCCCGCGAACAAAAGGTTAATGCCAAAGGTGAGTGGAGTAAAGGCCGTCCCATAGCCATCAAGCGTCTAAGCGGAAATTTGGGTGAGCTTGATTATCTTACATCTCAGGATCTGAGAGTATGCGGCTGCATTGAAACATTTACTTCCTATGATTATGGATATCGTGGCAAAGTTGAGTATACCTTCAGCGCCAAGGCCATTTCTGCATTAATTGGACACCCCTTGGTATTTTGGGAAGATGCACCCAATACCCGTGTGGAAATTGTCAAGGGAGAACCGGAACTAATTGTCAAAAAAGGAAAACGCGATCGCTTAACTTTAGAATTTTCTCCCAAACTAGAGCCATCACAGAATATCCTCACTATTAAAGAAACCCCAACCCGCATTAAGGTAATTGAAATTACTGCCGAACACCGACGCATCGCTGAGATTATCGGCAAGGAAAACCGACTCTTAGTCCCCGCCACTGCCGAAAAGCAAGTCTTAGCAGCCATCAATGCTGTGTCTGGCATTGTCACCGTGCATTCTGATATTGGTGGTGGATTAGAAGGCGCAGAAGAAGTACCAGCCCAAACTATACCCCACATTCACCTGTTACCTGCCAATGCCGGATTGAAAGTATCCCTACTATCTCGCCCCTTTGCCCAAGGTGGCCCCTACTACCGCCCTGGTACGGGTGGTGAAACTGTGATTGCAGAGATAGAAGGTAAGCGTCTGCAAACCAGACGAAATCTGCAACAAGAAAAGCAACTTGCCAATGCCGCAATCAATGCCTGTCCTACCTTAACTCATGCTGAAGAACAAGATAGGGAATGGCTCATAGAAGACCCAGAAGACTGTTTAGAACTGCTGCTGGAACTGCAAGCATTAGGGGATACTGTAGTACTGGAATGGCCCGAAGGAGAAAAACTGCGTGTCAGGCACCAAGCAGACCTCAAAGATTTTCAGATGACTATTCAACGCCAGCAGGACTGGTTTGCTGCTACTGGCGAGTTGAAACTGGATAAAGACCTAGTGCTGGACATGCAGCAACTACTAGAACTCTTGGATAAAACCCCTAGTCGTTTTATCCCCCTTGGTGACGGTCAATTCCTGGCTTTAACCCAAGCGTTTCGCAAGCGCCTCGATGAATTGCGGACGTTTTCAGAAAAACATAGTAAAGGGATACGCTTTCACCCACTGGCAACATTAGGCTTAGAGGATTTTGTGGATGAGGTGGGCAAGGTAAAAGCAGACAAACACTGGAAGGCACATATCCAGCGTTTGAGGGAGGTGCAGAATTTGCAACCTGAACTCCCTTCTACCTTCCAAGCAGAACTGCGCGACTACCAGATGGAAGGATTCAACTGGATGGCGCGGCTGGCACATTGGGGTGTGGGAGCTTGTTTAGCAGACCAAATGGGACTGGGCAAGACCGTGCAGGCGTTGGCTGTTATCTTGATGCGTGCCCATGAGGGGCCAACCCTGATTGTTGCTCCCACTTCGGTGTGCATGAATTGGGTGAGTGAGGCTTCTAGGTTTGCGCCTACTCTGAATATTGTGCAATTTGGTGGGAGCGATCGCCAGCAACTACTCAAAAACTTACAACCGTTTGATATGCTGGTGTGCAGCTACGGTCTTTTGCAGCAAGAAGAAGTATCGCAAATGCTGTCCCAGGTGCAGTGGCAAACGATTGTGCTGGATGAAGCCCAAGCAATCAAAAATATGACCACCAAACGTTCCCAGGCGGCAATGAACCTCAAAGGTGGTTTCAAGCTGATTACTACCGGCACTCCCATTGAAAACCACCTTGGCGAATTGTGGAATTTATTCCGCTTTATCAATCCTGGGCTTCTGGGTTCCTTTGAAAGCTTCAATCAACGTTTTGCTATCCCCATTGAGAAATTTCAGGATAAACTTGTACGCAACAAACTCAAAAAACTAATTCAACCATTCCTGTTACGTCGCCTCAAAAATCAAGTGCTGGAAGAATTGCCCTCCCGCACCGAAATTCTGTTGCACGTAGAGTTGAGTCAGGAGGAAATGGCGTTCTATGAAGCGTTGCGCCGTGAGGCAATATGTAAACTGACCGAAACTGATGCAACTGCTGGTCAGAAACATCTACAAGTGCTGGCAGAAATTATGAGACTGCGGCGGGCTTGTTGTAATCCCAGCCTCGTTATGCCTGATACTGAACTATCCAGCGCGAAGCTGCAACTGTTCGCTGAGGTGCTGGGAGATTTACTGGAGAATCGTCATAAGGCTTTGGTGTTTAGTCAGTTTGTTGACCATTTGCAGATTATCCGCAATTATCTGGATAAACAAGGTATTAATTATCAGTATTTAGATGGCAGTACCCCAGCCGCAGAACGGAAAAAACGGGTGGATGCTTTTCAGGCTGGGTCAGGCGATGTGTTTTTGATTAGCCTCAAGGCGGGGGGTACGGGACTTAATCTCACCGCTGCCGATTACGTCATCCACATGGACCCTTGGTGGAATCCTGCTGTAGAAGACCAAGCCTCAGACCGTGCCCATCGTATCGGTCAACAACGCCCGGTGACTATCTATCGCTTAGTAGCAAAAGATACTATTGAAGATAAGATTGTGGCCTTGCATCACCACAAGCGAGATTTGGCAGATAGCTTGCTCGAAGGTACTGATATCAGTGGCAAGATATCCACAGAGGCGTTACTGGAGTTGATTGGGGTATGA
- a CDS encoding caspase family protein, protein MSEFSRNLAFIVGINNYTNGISPLQNAVNDAKKLVEILREKHEYQVFVCLDEVATLKNLNQLLEKTLAEQVSENDRLLFYFAGHGIALNGDDGPTGYLIPQDAKLNATETYLPMTKLQESLEKLPCRHFLGILDCCFAGAFRWSTSTRDLLTTPEVIHRERYDRFITDPAWQVITSAAYDQKALDAFVLKSERGQVGNHSPFAAALIEALAGKADAYPPSTNGKPPGDGVITATELYLYLRDAVEPATEGNRQRQTPGIWPLKKHDKGEYIFLTPGHELNLPPAPPLDAAKNPYRGLESYDEEHSELFFGRSKLVEKLHQFVKSHPLTVVLGASGSGKSSLVKAGLIPQLRQDNTEKWEILEPIRPGETPLQALNNALKKAQLPEIPAQNPEQNLAMSIDAWAKNHPKSKLLLFIDQSEEVITLCQNEDERKQFFQEILTAINAHRDKLRVVLSLRSDFEPQIRDAGLKFVPTNYNAGNTELKSRWYSGRFIVPAMTRGELREAIEKPAETRVMYFQPYELVEQLIDEVADMPGALPLLSFALSELYLRYLQRQGDAQIRGITIDRALTQADYQDLGGVIQSLTQKADAEYEALVQENPAYAQIIRQVMLRMVALGGGELARRRVPLSELEYPPPKHDLVKEVIERFTKARLLVTGEDAEGNNYVEPAHDALVRGWQKLLGWKQEDEQILVLQRRLTPEVQEWANFKNQDKEQQQGILDKAAPVLVALDRILLPIENSVNKIPEKLYRRLGRDENQQGQRRNKSTEFLWDTDPYLEVLHKELNSNKNWLNQLETEFVQKSLLQKRQNHSWRWRIALGALLLLSGTTIIAINNAIDARNKLLESNISLVNNLFTSGRELDALVKATETGEMLKNTFNANEDIKIKVLTSLQQVVYRLKERNRLQGNEMNFSTVSFSPDGKIIAAAGSNGTIKLWYSNGKLFQTLTQHQKDNSGNLFKVIFSSKSQTLISASYQGINIWQRQPDGKFTFYKSILDPDKIMVVALSPDEKTIATAGLDRKSTIKLWSLDGKLLKTFQGHSDRVNDLSFSKDGQTIASASTDKTIKLWRSKDAKLINTISESSMMFAVRFINNQNIAYAGANRVIKLWNLKEGKTQMEFPSHHSDDISRLVLSHDGKMIASASDDRTVIIWSLEGKPLHTLRGHQGSVTDISFSPNSKIIASASQDNTLRIWNFDNVASVLKGDSLSFSPNGQMIVTGENETISIWQVNGRLLKKFLGHDNLITKVSLSPNGQVIASASADQTVKLWDLDGKLLHTLRGHKDSVTSVSFSPDSKMIASASGDQTVKLWNLDGKLLYTLRGHKDSITSVSFSPDSKMIASGSRDSTVKLWDLNGKLLHTITGHTKAILDVSFSPNGKMIASASEDKTVILWHLNTILWHLNVQQTKVFPVHKDDVFRVKFSPNGQTLASASKNEIKLWNLDGDLLLDLHGHEEDVLDISFSPDGKTFVSSDFDKVIVWNFDLDKLLERSCSWLHDYLIYNQDSQDSIPNVCKHSSYLPNLWLKVA, encoded by the coding sequence ATGTCTGAGTTCTCTAGAAATCTAGCATTTATCGTCGGCATCAATAATTACACAAACGGTATTTCTCCTTTACAGAATGCTGTCAATGATGCCAAAAAGTTAGTTGAAATATTGCGAGAAAAGCATGAATATCAAGTATTTGTATGTCTAGACGAAGTAGCTACCCTAAAAAATTTAAATCAACTTTTAGAAAAAACATTAGCAGAACAAGTAAGTGAAAATGACCGCTTGCTGTTTTACTTTGCTGGTCATGGGATAGCTTTAAATGGCGATGATGGCCCAACAGGTTATTTAATTCCCCAAGATGCCAAATTGAATGCTACTGAAACTTATCTCCCTATGACCAAATTGCAGGAATCCTTAGAGAAATTACCTTGTCGTCATTTCTTAGGAATCCTGGATTGCTGTTTTGCGGGAGCATTTCGTTGGTCAACAAGCACCAGAGATTTATTAACTACGCCAGAAGTCATCCACAGAGAACGCTACGATCGTTTTATTACCGATCCCGCTTGGCAAGTAATTACTAGTGCTGCTTACGATCAAAAAGCTTTAGATGCCTTTGTACTCAAATCGGAACGCGGTCAAGTAGGCAACCATTCGCCCTTTGCAGCAGCATTAATAGAAGCACTTGCAGGCAAAGCTGATGCCTATCCTCCTTCTACCAATGGTAAGCCTCCAGGGGATGGAGTAATTACTGCTACTGAACTCTACTTATATTTACGGGATGCAGTAGAACCAGCCACGGAAGGAAATCGCCAACGCCAAACCCCTGGAATTTGGCCTTTGAAGAAGCATGATAAAGGCGAGTATATTTTCCTGACCCCTGGACATGAACTTAACTTACCGCCTGCACCACCTTTGGATGCTGCTAAAAATCCCTACCGAGGTTTGGAATCTTATGACGAGGAACACAGCGAACTGTTTTTTGGCAGAAGTAAACTGGTAGAAAAATTACATCAGTTTGTTAAAAGTCATCCTTTGACAGTAGTTTTGGGTGCTTCTGGTTCGGGTAAATCTAGTTTAGTCAAAGCAGGATTAATTCCCCAACTCCGGCAAGATAATACTGAAAAATGGGAAATCTTAGAACCTATCCGTCCTGGTGAGACTCCCTTACAAGCGTTAAATAATGCCTTAAAAAAAGCCCAATTACCAGAAATACCAGCCCAAAACCCAGAGCAGAACTTGGCAATGAGTATTGATGCTTGGGCTAAAAATCACCCTAAATCTAAGTTATTACTGTTTATTGACCAAAGCGAAGAAGTTATAACACTCTGTCAAAATGAGGATGAGCGCAAGCAGTTTTTTCAAGAAATACTCACAGCAATTAATGCCCATCGGGATAAATTACGGGTAGTACTATCCCTACGTTCTGACTTTGAACCTCAAATCAGAGATGCTGGTTTAAAGTTTGTCCCCACAAACTATAACGCGGGAAATACTGAGCTTAAAAGTCGTTGGTACAGCGGACGATTTATTGTACCAGCGATGACAAGAGGAGAATTGCGCGAAGCAATTGAGAAACCCGCAGAAACACGGGTAATGTATTTTCAGCCCTACGAATTAGTAGAACAATTGATTGATGAAGTAGCGGATATGCCGGGAGCATTACCTCTGCTGTCTTTTGCCTTGAGCGAACTTTATCTGAGATATTTACAGCGACAAGGAGATGCCCAAATTAGAGGTATCACAATTGACCGAGCCTTAACTCAAGCAGATTATCAAGATTTAGGTGGAGTCATCCAATCATTGACTCAAAAAGCTGATGCAGAATATGAGGCGTTAGTTCAGGAAAATCCGGCTTATGCCCAAATTATCCGTCAAGTAATGTTGCGGATGGTTGCCCTTGGTGGAGGTGAATTAGCACGCAGACGAGTACCGTTATCGGAATTAGAATATCCGCCTCCTAAACATGATTTAGTGAAAGAAGTAATTGAGCGTTTTACCAAAGCAAGGTTACTAGTTACAGGAGAAGATGCTGAAGGTAATAACTATGTAGAACCTGCCCATGATGCTTTAGTGAGGGGATGGCAAAAACTGCTGGGGTGGAAGCAAGAAGATGAACAAATTTTAGTTCTGCAACGGCGGTTAACTCCGGAGGTACAGGAGTGGGCAAATTTTAAAAATCAGGACAAAGAACAACAACAAGGAATTTTAGATAAAGCTGCACCTGTTTTAGTGGCGTTAGATCGAATACTCTTGCCTATTGAAAACTCCGTGAATAAAATTCCTGAAAAATTATATCGAAGATTAGGACGCGATGAGAATCAGCAAGGACAACGGAGAAATAAATCCACAGAGTTTTTGTGGGATACAGATCCTTATCTTGAAGTGTTACATAAAGAACTTAATTCTAATAAAAACTGGTTGAACCAACTAGAAACTGAATTTGTGCAAAAAAGCTTATTGCAAAAACGCCAGAATCATAGTTGGCGCTGGCGAATTGCACTGGGAGCATTACTATTGTTAAGTGGTACCACAATTATTGCAATTAATAATGCTATAGATGCTCGTAATAAGCTGCTTGAATCTAATATTTCCCTAGTAAACAACTTATTTACATCAGGCAGAGAGTTGGATGCTTTAGTAAAAGCAACCGAAACAGGGGAAATGTTAAAAAACACTTTTAATGCCAATGAAGATATCAAAATTAAAGTGTTAACTAGTTTGCAACAGGTAGTCTACAGACTGAAGGAGCGCAACCGTTTACAAGGAAATGAGATGAATTTTTCGACTGTGAGTTTCAGCCCAGATGGCAAGATAATTGCTGCTGCTGGTAGCAATGGAACTATCAAGTTGTGGTACAGTAATGGTAAATTATTCCAAACACTTACTCAGCACCAGAAGGATAATTCTGGTAACCTTTTTAAGGTTATTTTTAGTAGTAAAAGTCAAACCTTAATTTCCGCTAGCTACCAAGGTATCAATATTTGGCAGCGTCAGCCTGATGGTAAATTCACCTTTTATAAATCTATACTTGACCCAGATAAGATAATGGTTGTTGCTTTAAGTCCTGATGAGAAAACTATTGCTACTGCTGGTTTAGATCGTAAAAGTACCATTAAGCTTTGGAGCTTGGATGGCAAACTATTGAAAACCTTTCAAGGACATAGCGATCGCGTTAATGATTTGAGCTTTAGTAAAGATGGTCAAACTATTGCTTCTGCTAGTACAGATAAAACCATCAAGCTGTGGAGAAGCAAGGACGCTAAATTAATCAACACAATTTCAGAAAGCAGTATGATGTTTGCGGTACGTTTTATCAATAACCAAAATATTGCGTATGCTGGCGCTAATAGAGTTATAAAACTTTGGAATTTAAAAGAGGGCAAAACTCAGATGGAATTTCCATCTCATCATTCTGATGATATCTCGCGTTTGGTTCTGAGTCACGATGGTAAAATGATTGCTTCTGCTAGCGATGATCGTACTGTTATCATCTGGAGTTTAGAAGGAAAACCACTGCATACTTTACGAGGTCATCAAGGTTCTGTAACAGATATTAGTTTCAGCCCCAACAGCAAAATCATTGCTTCTGCAAGTCAAGATAATACACTCAGAATTTGGAATTTTGATAATGTTGCATCGGTACTCAAGGGTGATAGTCTGAGTTTTAGTCCTAACGGTCAAATGATTGTGACAGGAGAAAATGAAACTATCAGCATTTGGCAGGTCAATGGTCGTCTGCTGAAAAAGTTTTTAGGGCATGATAACTTGATTACTAAGGTAAGCTTGAGTCCAAATGGTCAAGTGATTGCTTCTGCTAGTGCAGATCAGACGGTGAAGTTGTGGGATTTAGATGGAAAACTACTGCATACTTTACGAGGTCATAAAGATTCAGTCACCAGCGTTAGCTTTAGTCCTGACAGCAAAATGATTGCTTCTGCTAGTGGAGATCAGACAGTGAAGCTGTGGAATTTAGATGGAAAACTACTGTATACTTTACGAGGTCATAAAGATTCAATTACAAGCGTTAGCTTCAGTCCTGACAGCAAAATGATTGCTTCAGGCAGTCGCGATTCTACGGTGAAACTGTGGGATTTAAATGGAAAACTACTTCATACTATAACAGGGCACACAAAAGCCATTTTAGATGTCAGTTTTAGTCCCAACGGGAAGATGATTGCCTCAGCTAGTGAAGATAAAACTGTAATACTTTGGCATCTCAATACAATACTTTGGCATCTAAATGTTCAGCAAACTAAGGTTTTTCCGGTTCATAAAGATGATGTTTTTCGAGTAAAATTCAGCCCCAATGGTCAAACTTTAGCTTCGGCAAGTAAAAATGAAATTAAGCTTTGGAACTTAGACGGCGATCTGTTGCTAGATTTGCATGGACATGAGGAAGATGTTCTTGATATCAGCTTCAGTCCAGACGGTAAAACCTTTGTTTCATCTGATTTTGATAAAGTAATTGTGTGGAATTTTGATTTGGATAAGTTGTTAGAACGTAGTTGTAGTTGGCTGCATGACTACCTGATATATAACCAGGATAGCCAAGACAGTATACCGAATGTTTGTAAACACTCTTCTTATTTACCAAATCTGTGGCTAAAAGTTGCATAA